Proteins encoded in a region of the Dethiobacter alkaliphilus AHT 1 genome:
- a CDS encoding formate--tetrahydrofolate ligase: protein MVLDPTKHADWEIAEEAESRMKTVYQLRDELGLEEKELLPYGHYVAKVDFAKVLDRLKDRPDGKYIDVTAITPTPLGEGKSTSTMGLTQGLGKRGKNVIATIRQPSGGPTMNVKGSAAGGGLSQCIPLTPFSLGLTGDINAIMNAHNLGMVALTSRLQHEFNSTDAFLERGNLKRLNIDPRNVEMKWIIDFCAQALRNIIIGLGGRRDGFMMSSGFAIAVSSEVMAILSVAKDLKDMRERMGKIVVAYDKRGNPVTTGDLEVDGAMTAWMVEALNPNLMQTLEGQPTFVHAGPFANIAIGQSSIIADRVALKLGDYVVTESGFAADIGFEKFWNLKCRMSGLTPNCAVVVATIRALKAHGGAPLPMPGQPLDPAYSKEHVEWVEKGCENLIHHINTVKKAGINPVVCINAFHTDTDNEIKAVRRLAEDAGARVALSKHWQYGGEGALEFADAVIEACNEPNDFKYLYELETPLRERIELIAKEVYGADGVEYTPEAMEKAVRMEKDPEIQKLGTCMVKTHLSLTDNPMLKGVPGGWKLRIRDILTYQGAGFVVPVAGAISLMPGTAANPAYRRIDVDTETGKVEGLF from the coding sequence ATGGTACTTGACCCCACCAAGCACGCGGACTGGGAAATCGCCGAAGAGGCAGAGTCGAGAATGAAAACGGTCTATCAACTTCGGGACGAGCTGGGGCTGGAGGAGAAGGAACTCCTGCCTTATGGCCATTACGTAGCAAAGGTTGACTTTGCTAAAGTTTTAGATCGTTTAAAGGATCGTCCTGATGGCAAATACATAGATGTGACCGCCATCACCCCGACTCCCCTGGGTGAAGGGAAGTCTACTTCCACCATGGGCCTGACACAGGGTCTGGGTAAGCGTGGTAAGAACGTTATCGCCACCATCCGGCAGCCATCCGGCGGCCCCACAATGAACGTTAAGGGTTCTGCAGCAGGCGGCGGCCTGTCACAGTGCATTCCCCTGACTCCGTTCTCCCTGGGCCTGACCGGTGACATCAACGCCATCATGAATGCTCATAACCTGGGTATGGTTGCGTTGACATCCCGTCTGCAGCACGAGTTTAACTCCACTGATGCTTTTCTGGAAAGAGGCAACCTGAAGCGCTTAAACATTGATCCCCGCAACGTAGAAATGAAGTGGATCATTGACTTCTGCGCCCAGGCTCTGCGCAACATCATCATCGGCCTCGGCGGACGTCGCGACGGCTTTATGATGAGCTCCGGTTTTGCCATTGCCGTATCCTCTGAAGTTATGGCGATTCTTTCCGTTGCCAAAGACTTAAAAGATATGCGCGAGCGCATGGGCAAAATTGTTGTAGCCTACGACAAGAGGGGTAACCCGGTTACCACCGGTGACCTGGAAGTTGACGGCGCCATGACTGCCTGGATGGTAGAAGCGCTGAACCCGAACCTGATGCAAACTCTGGAAGGACAACCTACCTTCGTTCATGCCGGTCCCTTCGCCAACATTGCCATCGGTCAGTCCTCCATTATCGCTGACCGCGTAGCATTGAAGCTGGGTGACTATGTTGTGACCGAGTCCGGTTTCGCCGCCGACATCGGCTTCGAGAAGTTCTGGAACCTGAAGTGCCGCATGTCCGGCCTGACCCCGAACTGCGCCGTTGTTGTGGCAACCATCCGTGCTCTGAAAGCCCACGGTGGTGCTCCGCTACCCATGCCCGGCCAGCCTCTTGATCCGGCCTACAGCAAAGAGCATGTTGAGTGGGTGGAAAAAGGTTGTGAAAACCTCATTCATCACATTAACACCGTTAAGAAAGCGGGTATCAACCCCGTTGTTTGCATTAACGCATTCCATACCGATACCGACAACGAAATTAAAGCCGTTCGTCGTCTGGCTGAAGATGCCGGTGCCCGTGTTGCTCTTTCCAAGCACTGGCAGTATGGCGGAGAAGGCGCCCTGGAGTTTGCCGACGCCGTTATCGAAGCCTGCAACGAGCCTAACGACTTTAAGTACCTCTATGAGCTGGAAACTCCGCTGCGTGAGCGCATTGAGCTCATCGCCAAGGAAGTTTACGGTGCTGACGGCGTAGAGTATACTCCGGAAGCTATGGAGAAGGCTGTGCGTATGGAAAAAGATCCCGAAATCCAGAAGCTGGGTACCTGCATGGTTAAGACCCATCTGTCCCTCACCGACAATCCCATGCTAAAAGGCGTTCCCGGTGGCTGGAAGCTGCGCATCCGCGACATCCTGACCTATCAGGGCGCAGGCTTTGTGGTCCCCGTGGCCGGTGCCATCTCTCTGATGCCCGGTACTGCTGCTAACCCGGCATACCGCCGCATTGATGTGGACACCGAAACCGGTAAAGTAGAAGGTTTATTCTAA
- a CDS encoding multiheme c-type cytochrome codes for MATENPESLPRQTVDSSAFSSAGQCQYCHIEIYQQWQGSAHARSFINPLYRQQLARVSNESQGAADEFCVSCHAPIGWLTEQIPPIDGEGTDAVAQQGVSCDLCHAITEVPQVGNAGFRVSPGKVKYGPFDDALQSAMHESEYKRIYSQAEYCGACHEIIHPENGLVLSSTYSEWKAGPYGSRRIQCQDCHMTPGPGVEKPNPGVAATGAPKVRDHISTHYMPGTNVFGSKQAGFEDHAALAEETLQSAAVIFLGLPDGLTPYQPARVNIRIRNDGAGHYLPTGLSVFNDMWVEMVVTDEQGSVVFQSGVTGSDGTIPEDSIVFGTTFADAAGNETDNLWEAARVLSDNRIPPQKYVDEFIEIPGLSRPGTVDIKVRLLYRNITPQGAKELGIDIADIPVTEMASAGGKIQVR; via the coding sequence GTGGCCACGGAAAATCCCGAATCTTTGCCCAGGCAAACGGTGGATTCGTCGGCATTTTCTTCGGCAGGACAGTGCCAGTACTGTCATATCGAAATTTATCAGCAGTGGCAGGGCTCGGCCCATGCCCGGTCTTTTATAAATCCGCTTTATAGGCAACAGTTAGCCAGGGTAAGCAATGAATCGCAGGGAGCTGCCGATGAATTCTGCGTCAGCTGCCATGCCCCAATAGGTTGGCTGACAGAGCAAATTCCGCCCATTGACGGTGAAGGAACAGATGCGGTAGCCCAGCAGGGAGTCAGCTGCGATTTATGCCATGCCATAACCGAGGTTCCCCAGGTGGGAAATGCCGGTTTCCGTGTTTCCCCGGGGAAGGTTAAGTATGGCCCCTTTGACGATGCTCTGCAGTCGGCCATGCATGAAAGCGAATATAAGAGAATCTATTCTCAGGCTGAATATTGTGGCGCCTGCCATGAGATAATACATCCGGAAAACGGCCTGGTGTTATCATCAACGTACAGCGAATGGAAAGCCGGTCCATATGGCTCCCGCCGGATTCAGTGTCAGGACTGCCACATGACCCCGGGGCCGGGAGTAGAGAAGCCAAATCCGGGAGTGGCGGCCACCGGCGCCCCCAAGGTGCGGGACCATATTTCCACCCACTATATGCCGGGAACCAATGTGTTTGGCTCTAAACAGGCCGGCTTTGAAGATCATGCCGCCCTGGCCGAAGAAACTCTGCAGTCTGCGGCGGTGATTTTTTTAGGCTTGCCCGACGGTCTTACACCTTATCAGCCGGCGCGAGTCAACATTCGCATCCGTAACGACGGAGCCGGTCATTATTTGCCCACCGGCCTGTCTGTGTTTAATGATATGTGGGTGGAGATGGTGGTCACCGATGAGCAGGGAAGCGTTGTTTTTCAAAGTGGAGTTACCGGCAGTGACGGAACCATTCCCGAGGACAGTATCGTTTTTGGGACAACGTTTGCCGATGCGGCTGGCAACGAAACCGATAATCTCTGGGAGGCGGCCCGGGTGCTAAGCGATAACCGGATCCCTCCTCAGAAGTATGTAGATGAATTCATTGAGATTCCCGGCCTGTCACGCCCGGGTACCGTGGACATCAAGGTGCGACTGTTATACCGCAACATAACACCGCAGGGAGCCAAAGAGCTGGGAATCGACATAGCCGATATTCCTGTAACGGAGATGGCTTCAGCCGGCGGCAAGATTCAAGTCCGATAA
- the ftsH gene encoding ATP-dependent zinc metalloprotease FtsH, whose protein sequence is MNRFVRQATFYLLILLIAVVIIQYLSAAPEGPEELTYTRFIELVEAEQVERVEIEGREITGELRDGTEFQSFNLEGDQLFERLEGKGIEVTGRAPAEPAWWASLATFMIPLVIIMVIFFLFMQQSQGGGNRVMNFGKSKARLHDGSRKSVTFNDVAGADEEKAELVEIVEFLKEPRKFIELGARIPKGVLLVGPPGTGKTLIARAVAGEAGVPFFSISGSDFVEMFVGVGASRVRDLFENAKKSAPCIIFIDEIDAVGRQRGAGLGGGHDEREQTLNQLLVEMDGFDANEGIIIIAATNRPDILDPALLRPGRFDRQVTVTLPDVRGREEILGVHARNKPLQPDVDLSVIARRSPGFSGADLENVINEGALLAGRRSKKLISMSELEEAIERVVAGTEKKSRVISDFEKKIVAYHEAGHALVGYILPNTDPVHKVSIIPRGRSGGYTLMLPEQDRYYMTKSELVSRITTLLGGRVAEKIVLDEISTGAQNDLERATSIVRQMIMEYGMSDELGPITLGRRQQEQVFLGRDLTRDRDFSEDIARAIDMEIRATIDASYKHAEEIITNNRDKLNRIAEALMDQETLDAVEIAALIEGKDLSEVKSKRQAEQADAENAGQDTVQSQPGRSVTAKSDSVSVMINEKKIDSETNKSE, encoded by the coding sequence TTGAATAGATTTGTCAGGCAGGCGACTTTTTACCTGCTGATTCTATTAATCGCGGTAGTAATTATTCAGTATCTCAGTGCAGCACCTGAGGGACCTGAGGAGCTGACCTATACACGTTTTATTGAACTGGTAGAGGCTGAACAGGTTGAAAGGGTAGAGATAGAAGGCAGAGAAATTACCGGAGAGTTGCGCGATGGGACCGAGTTTCAGTCCTTTAACCTAGAAGGAGATCAGCTCTTTGAGCGTTTGGAAGGCAAGGGGATTGAGGTGACCGGGAGAGCTCCGGCTGAGCCGGCTTGGTGGGCCAGTCTGGCCACTTTCATGATTCCACTGGTTATCATCATGGTGATCTTTTTTCTCTTTATGCAGCAAAGCCAGGGCGGCGGCAACCGGGTAATGAACTTCGGTAAGTCCAAGGCCCGCTTGCATGACGGCTCCCGGAAAAGCGTTACCTTTAACGATGTAGCCGGAGCAGATGAGGAAAAAGCCGAGCTTGTGGAAATAGTAGAGTTTCTTAAAGAGCCGCGGAAGTTTATTGAGTTGGGTGCAAGAATACCTAAAGGTGTACTGCTTGTGGGCCCTCCGGGCACCGGTAAGACTCTTATTGCCCGGGCTGTGGCCGGTGAGGCCGGGGTACCGTTTTTCAGTATTTCCGGTTCCGACTTTGTGGAAATGTTTGTGGGTGTGGGTGCTTCCCGTGTGCGTGACCTGTTTGAAAACGCCAAGAAAAGTGCACCTTGCATTATCTTTATTGATGAGATTGACGCCGTGGGCCGTCAGCGTGGTGCCGGGCTTGGCGGTGGCCATGATGAGCGGGAACAAACTCTAAACCAATTGCTGGTGGAGATGGACGGCTTTGATGCCAACGAAGGAATTATCATTATTGCCGCTACAAACCGTCCCGATATTCTGGACCCGGCGCTTTTGAGGCCGGGACGTTTTGACCGTCAGGTTACGGTGACGCTTCCTGATGTGCGGGGCAGGGAAGAGATTCTCGGTGTTCATGCACGCAACAAGCCGCTGCAGCCCGATGTTGATTTGAGCGTGATTGCCCGGCGTTCGCCCGGTTTTAGCGGAGCGGACCTGGAAAACGTAATTAACGAAGGGGCTCTTTTGGCCGGCCGCCGCAGTAAAAAACTGATTAGCATGTCGGAGCTGGAAGAAGCTATTGAGAGGGTTGTGGCCGGTACGGAGAAAAAAAGCCGGGTCATCAGCGATTTTGAGAAAAAAATCGTGGCTTATCATGAAGCGGGCCATGCGTTGGTAGGTTATATTCTCCCCAATACGGATCCGGTGCACAAAGTGTCTATTATTCCCCGGGGACGCTCCGGCGGCTATACACTGATGCTCCCGGAACAGGACCGCTACTATATGACTAAGTCAGAGTTGGTCTCCCGCATCACCACTTTGCTGGGAGGACGGGTGGCGGAAAAGATTGTGCTGGATGAGATTTCCACCGGAGCACAAAACGATTTGGAGCGAGCCACTTCCATTGTGAGGCAGATGATTATGGAGTACGGCATGAGCGATGAGCTTGGCCCCATAACATTAGGCCGTCGGCAGCAGGAACAGGTGTTTTTGGGACGGGATTTGACCCGGGATCGTGACTTTTCTGAAGATATTGCCCGTGCCATCGATATGGAAATTCGCGCCACCATTGATGCCAGCTATAAACACGCGGAAGAAATAATCACTAATAACCGGGATAAGCTAAACCGTATTGCTGAAGCTTTGATGGATCAGGAAACACTGGATGCTGTGGAAATTGCCGCCCTTATAGAGGGTAAGGACTTGTCAGAGGTTAAAAGCAAACGGCAGGCTGAGCAGGCTGATGCTGAAAATGCAGGTCAGGACACTGTCCAGTCCCAGCCCGGACGGTCGGTAACGGCAAAGAGTGATTCCGTTTCCGTGATGATCAATGAAAAGAAAATAGATTCTGAAACAAATAAGTCTGAGTAA